In one Pseudomonas hydrolytica genomic region, the following are encoded:
- a CDS encoding AAA family ATPase, whose amino-acid sequence MRSKLDACLDSVNQILLGKEAQVRLALTCLLARGHLLIEDLPGMGKTTLSHALARVLGLSFQRIQFTSDLLPGDILGTSVFDKDTGQFVFHPGPIFAELVLADEINRATPKSQSALLEAMEEGQVTIEGATRPLPEPFFVIATQNPVSSGGTFALPESQLDRFLMRLSLGYPAQAAERALLLGDARRDLLPRIEPILDHAELARLQAEVPKVRASDALVDYVLRLVEATRSQPQFAWGLSPRASLALLAAARAWALLAERDYVIPEDVQAVLPSVVGHRLRERADPTGHGGGSLVQWLLREVPAL is encoded by the coding sequence ATGCGAAGTAAACTCGATGCCTGCCTGGACTCGGTCAATCAGATCCTGCTGGGCAAGGAGGCGCAGGTGCGTCTGGCGCTCACCTGTCTGCTGGCGCGCGGTCACCTGCTGATCGAAGACCTGCCCGGCATGGGCAAGACCACCTTGAGCCACGCCCTGGCGCGCGTGCTGGGACTGAGCTTCCAGCGCATCCAGTTCACCTCCGACCTGTTGCCCGGCGACATTCTCGGCACCTCGGTGTTCGACAAGGACACCGGGCAGTTCGTCTTTCACCCCGGGCCGATCTTCGCCGAGCTGGTGCTGGCGGACGAGATCAATCGCGCCACGCCGAAAAGCCAGAGTGCGCTGCTCGAGGCCATGGAGGAGGGGCAGGTAACCATCGAGGGTGCGACCCGGCCGCTGCCGGAGCCGTTCTTCGTCATCGCCACGCAGAACCCGGTCAGCAGTGGCGGCACCTTCGCCCTGCCGGAATCGCAGCTCGATCGCTTCCTCATGCGCCTGTCGCTGGGCTATCCGGCGCAGGCCGCCGAGCGCGCGTTGCTGCTGGGCGATGCGCGGCGCGATCTGCTGCCGCGCATCGAGCCGATTCTCGACCACGCCGAACTGGCCCGTCTGCAGGCGGAGGTGCCCAAGGTGCGCGCCAGCGATGCGCTGGTCGATTACGTGCTGCGCCTGGTGGAGGCGACGCGCAGTCAGCCGCAGTTCGCCTGGGGCCTGTCGCCGCGCGCCAGCCTGGCGCTGCTGGCTGCCGCCAGGGCCTGGGCGCTGTTGGCCGAGCGCGACTATGTCATCCCTGAGGATGTGCAGGCGGTACTGCCATCGGTGGTCGGCCATCGCCTGCGCGAGCGCGCCGATCCCACCGGCCATGGCGGCGGCAGCCTGGTGCAGTGGCTGCTGCGCGAAGTGCCGGCACTCTGA
- a CDS encoding DUF58 domain-containing protein, with the protein MRAALKPLWGRWLARRIPPAASVRLNQRRIFILPSRVGAAFAVALLLMLLVGINYQNSLAYGLTFLLMSVFVVAILHTYRNLAGLVLKAGGGGAVFVGEQARFRVRLESREREHQAVALGWPPNELVLRDVPRLGQAEADLSLPAVRRGWLRPGRLRVESRFPLGLLVAWSWVDLDQALLIYPRPLEGDLPLSVGLGAEDEEEGMRARGRGADDFQGLRDYQPGDSKRRLDWKAYSRGQGLLVKDFAMLSGRDLWLDYDSLGGDSEMRLSLLCHWVLQLSERQQPFGLQLPGQVIAPDQGEGHRDACLRALALFGERP; encoded by the coding sequence ATGCGCGCCGCGCTCAAACCGTTGTGGGGACGCTGGCTGGCCAGGCGCATTCCTCCGGCGGCCAGCGTGCGCCTGAATCAGCGGCGCATCTTCATTCTGCCCAGCCGGGTGGGCGCGGCCTTCGCCGTGGCCCTGCTGCTGATGCTGCTGGTGGGCATCAACTACCAGAACAGCCTGGCCTATGGCCTGACGTTCCTGCTGATGTCGGTGTTCGTCGTCGCCATCCTGCATACCTATCGCAACCTGGCCGGGCTGGTGCTCAAGGCCGGTGGCGGCGGTGCGGTATTCGTCGGCGAGCAGGCGCGTTTTCGCGTGCGCCTGGAAAGCCGTGAGCGCGAGCACCAGGCCGTGGCGCTGGGCTGGCCGCCGAACGAGCTGGTGCTGCGCGACGTACCGCGCCTGGGTCAGGCCGAGGCGGACCTGAGCCTGCCGGCCGTGCGGCGCGGCTGGCTGCGGCCCGGACGTTTGCGCGTCGAGAGTCGCTTCCCCCTGGGGCTGCTGGTGGCCTGGAGTTGGGTCGATCTGGATCAGGCTCTGCTGATCTACCCGCGCCCGCTGGAGGGTGACCTGCCGCTGTCTGTCGGCCTGGGCGCCGAGGATGAGGAGGAGGGCATGCGCGCGCGCGGGCGGGGCGCCGACGATTTTCAGGGCCTGCGTGATTACCAGCCAGGGGACTCCAAGCGGCGCCTGGACTGGAAGGCCTATTCCCGCGGCCAGGGCCTGCTGGTGAAGGACTTCGCCATGCTCAGCGGGCGCGACCTGTGGCTGGATTACGACAGCCTGGGCGGCGACAGCGAAATGCGCCTGTCGCTGCTGTGCCACTGGGTGTTGCAGCTGTCCGAGCGGCAGCAGCCCTTCGGCCTGCAGCTGCCGGGGCAGGTCATCGCCCCGGACCAGGGCGAAGGCCATCGTGACGCCTGCCTGCGCGCCCTGGCGCTGTTCGGAGAGCGTCCATGA
- a CDS encoding transglutaminase TgpA family protein, producing MSALPGIPRIALTWLLVAQLLVILPHLLHLPLWVIALWLGAAGWRVQIFRMRARYPNGWAKGGLMLVVLAGVLLSRGTLVGLDAAVVLLIATFILKLLEMRTRRDALVLIFLGFFCVVTAYLFEDGIVAALYSLLPVTALLAALVGLQHSGFAERPWPTLRLAGGLLLQALPLMLLLFVFFPRMGPLWSLPMPSDKGVTGLSDSMEPADIAELSRSSALAFRASFEGPVPPRDQLYWRALTLERFDGRRWSQSNYAELPSAPQWRKAGEPLDYSIVMQPSGKPWLFALDVGEVAQNESRMMTDFRWQRRRPVDRPLLYQARSWPQALREADAEPPALRRALQLPEQGDPRSRAWAAELQREHPQAEALVAALLQHFNREPYVYTLRPQPLGRDSIDEFLFDTRRGFCAHYAGAMTFVLRAAGIPARVVTGYQGGELNPGGNYIQVRQFDAHAWVEYWQPEQGWRSVDPTYQVAPQRIELGLEDALGEEDGFLDDQPFSPLRYRELAWLNQLRLGWENLNYGWQRWVLGYQGEQQLKLLHNWFGNLDWQRLALALVGSGTLLIGLLALWLLKPWQQRADPQRQAFRRFERLLARHGVRRQAGEGARAFAERAGRELPAQAPAIQAFARCFEAQRYAGQPASRAALRQALGELRRALPWRLLR from the coding sequence ATGAGCGCGTTGCCGGGCATTCCGCGTATCGCCCTGACCTGGCTGCTGGTGGCCCAGCTGCTGGTGATCCTGCCGCACCTGCTGCATTTGCCGCTGTGGGTGATCGCCCTCTGGCTGGGCGCTGCCGGCTGGCGCGTGCAGATCTTCCGCATGCGTGCGCGCTATCCCAACGGCTGGGCCAAGGGTGGCCTGATGCTGGTGGTGCTGGCGGGTGTCCTGCTGTCGCGAGGGACGCTGGTCGGTCTCGACGCCGCGGTGGTCCTGCTGATCGCCACCTTCATCCTCAAGCTGCTGGAAATGCGGACCCGGCGTGATGCGCTGGTGCTGATCTTCCTCGGCTTCTTCTGCGTGGTGACCGCCTACCTGTTCGAGGACGGCATCGTCGCGGCGCTGTACAGCCTGTTGCCGGTGACGGCGCTGCTCGCCGCGCTGGTGGGCCTGCAGCACAGTGGCTTCGCCGAACGCCCCTGGCCCACTCTGCGCCTGGCCGGCGGTCTGCTGTTGCAGGCCTTGCCGCTGATGCTGCTGCTGTTCGTGTTCTTTCCGCGCATGGGGCCGCTGTGGTCGCTGCCGATGCCCAGCGACAAGGGCGTGACCGGCCTGTCGGACAGCATGGAGCCGGCGGATATCGCCGAGCTGAGCCGCTCCTCGGCCCTGGCCTTTCGTGCCAGCTTCGAAGGGCCGGTGCCACCGCGCGATCAGCTGTACTGGCGGGCGCTGACGCTGGAGCGTTTCGATGGCCGGCGCTGGTCGCAGTCCAACTACGCCGAATTGCCGTCGGCGCCGCAATGGCGCAAGGCGGGCGAGCCGCTGGATTACAGCATCGTCATGCAGCCCAGCGGCAAGCCCTGGCTGTTCGCCCTGGATGTCGGCGAGGTGGCGCAGAACGAAAGCCGCATGATGACCGACTTCCGCTGGCAACGGCGGCGCCCGGTGGATCGCCCCTTGCTCTATCAGGCGCGCTCCTGGCCGCAGGCGCTGCGCGAGGCGGATGCCGAGCCGCCTGCACTGCGCCGCGCGCTGCAGCTGCCCGAGCAGGGCGACCCGCGCAGCCGCGCCTGGGCGGCCGAACTGCAGCGCGAGCACCCGCAGGCCGAGGCGCTGGTGGCCGCGCTGCTGCAGCATTTCAATCGCGAACCCTACGTCTACACTCTGCGTCCGCAGCCGCTGGGACGCGACAGCATCGACGAATTCCTGTTCGACACCCGCCGTGGGTTCTGCGCGCACTATGCCGGCGCCATGACCTTCGTGCTGCGCGCCGCCGGCATTCCCGCGCGTGTGGTGACCGGTTACCAGGGCGGCGAGCTCAATCCCGGCGGCAACTATATCCAGGTGCGTCAGTTCGATGCCCATGCCTGGGTGGAGTACTGGCAGCCCGAGCAGGGCTGGCGCAGCGTCGATCCCACCTATCAGGTGGCGCCGCAGCGTATCGAGCTGGGTCTGGAAGACGCACTGGGCGAAGAAGACGGCTTTCTCGACGATCAGCCGTTCTCGCCGCTGCGATACCGCGAACTGGCCTGGCTCAACCAGCTGCGTCTGGGCTGGGAGAACCTCAATTACGGCTGGCAGCGCTGGGTGCTCGGTTATCAGGGCGAGCAGCAGCTGAAGCTGCTGCACAACTGGTTCGGCAACCTCGACTGGCAGCGCCTGGCCTTGGCGCTGGTGGGCAGCGGGACCTTGCTGATCGGTTTGCTCGCGCTCTGGCTGCTCAAGCCCTGGCAGCAGCGGGCGGACCCGCAACGCCAGGCCTTCCGCCGCTTCGAGCGGCTGCTGGCGCGGCACGGCGTGCGGCGTCAGGCGGGCGAAGGCGCGCGAGCCTTCGCCGAACGCGCCGGCCGCGAACTGCCGGCTCAGGCCCCGGCGATCCAGGCCTTTGCCCGCTGCTTCGAGGCCCAGCGCTACGCCGGCCAGCCTGCTTCCCGGGCGGCTTTGCGTCAGGCCCTGGGGGAGCTGCGCAGAGCCTTGCCCTGGCGCCTGTTGCGTTAG
- a CDS encoding CHAD domain-containing protein → MSSLAEQILARVLALQVRLYACQARLAAVTDAEALHDLRIALRQLRSLLRPLRGLPSVDALEQGAAVLGRLSGPLRDREVLIGELQRLGLPHLAPLDAAQHAAGYAAIASSRELAELLLLLDAWPTNWRQAAAQGQLRGMDKRIRRRLRRQQRHLAAALRDPAHDRHRLRLLIKRVRYAAETYPAHGGLGKAAYARLKRAQSELGDWHDHLQWLAQSEASEALKPCSGHWLQAQAMAERRADEALLALYVDFPVER, encoded by the coding sequence ATGAGCAGTTTGGCCGAACAGATCCTGGCACGCGTGCTGGCCTTGCAGGTCCGTCTGTATGCCTGTCAGGCGCGCCTGGCCGCTGTGACCGATGCCGAAGCCCTGCACGATCTGCGTATCGCCCTGCGCCAGCTGCGCAGCCTGCTGCGGCCGTTGCGCGGTCTGCCGAGCGTCGACGCGCTGGAGCAGGGCGCGGCGGTGCTGGGACGGCTGAGCGGCCCTCTGCGCGACCGCGAGGTGCTGATCGGCGAGCTGCAGCGTCTGGGGTTGCCCCACCTGGCTCCGCTCGATGCGGCGCAGCACGCAGCGGGATACGCGGCCATCGCCAGCAGCCGCGAGCTGGCCGAGCTGCTGCTGTTGCTCGATGCCTGGCCGACGAACTGGCGTCAGGCCGCCGCGCAGGGGCAGTTGCGCGGGATGGACAAGCGCATCCGTCGCCGCCTGCGCCGCCAGCAGCGCCATCTGGCCGCCGCGCTGCGCGATCCGGCGCATGACCGGCATCGCCTGCGGTTGTTGATCAAGCGCGTGCGTTACGCCGCAGAGACCTATCCGGCCCATGGCGGTCTGGGCAAGGCCGCATATGCGCGTCTCAAGCGTGCGCAAAGCGAGCTGGGCGATTGGCACGATCATCTGCAGTGGCTGGCGCAGAGCGAAGCGAGCGAGGCGCTGAAGCCGTGCAGTGGCCATTGGCTGCAGGCCCAGGCAATGGCCGAGCGCCGCGCGGACGAGGCCTTGCTGGCGCTGTACGTCGACTTCCCCGTCGAGCGATAA
- a CDS encoding acyl-CoA thioesterase yields the protein MTFSELLDAVRRDPDGVVIPPTWGQGRASFGGLVAALAFEAMRAKVPQGRPVRSLAITFVGPVAAEVPVSFQAEVLREGKAVSQMCLRAAQDGQVVTMVQGSFGASRDSLIDVAPLPAPQLKPAEQCTELPYVRNVTPEFTRFLAMRWALGGMPFTNNPSRQMGGWVRLRGENEVQALSEAHLLALVDAWPPAVLPHLKSPAPGSSLTWTIEFVQPLQSLNTEHWCLYRAEIEHARDGYGHVAAALWSPSGELIALSRQTVTVFA from the coding sequence ATGACTTTTTCCGAACTGCTCGACGCGGTGCGCCGTGACCCGGATGGCGTGGTGATTCCGCCAACCTGGGGGCAGGGCCGGGCAAGCTTTGGCGGCCTGGTGGCGGCGCTGGCGTTCGAAGCCATGCGCGCCAAGGTGCCGCAAGGGCGTCCGGTGCGCTCGCTGGCCATCACCTTCGTCGGCCCGGTGGCCGCCGAGGTGCCGGTGAGCTTTCAGGCCGAGGTGCTGCGCGAGGGCAAGGCGGTCAGCCAGATGTGCCTGCGCGCGGCTCAGGATGGCCAGGTGGTGACCATGGTGCAGGGTAGCTTCGGTGCCTCGCGCGATTCGCTCATCGACGTGGCGCCGTTGCCGGCGCCGCAGCTCAAGCCTGCCGAGCAATGCACCGAGCTGCCCTACGTGCGCAACGTCACCCCGGAGTTCACCCGATTTCTGGCCATGCGCTGGGCCCTTGGCGGCATGCCCTTCACCAACAACCCGTCGCGGCAGATGGGCGGCTGGGTGCGCCTACGTGGCGAGAACGAGGTGCAGGCATTGAGCGAGGCGCATCTGCTGGCGCTGGTCGATGCCTGGCCGCCGGCGGTACTGCCGCATCTGAAGAGCCCGGCACCGGGTAGCTCGCTGACCTGGACCATCGAATTCGTGCAGCCGCTGCAAAGCCTGAACACCGAGCACTGGTGCCTGTACCGCGCGGAGATCGAGCACGCCCGCGATGGCTACGGACACGTGGCGGCGGCGCTGTGGAGTCCGAGTGGCGAACTGATCGCTCTGAGCCGGCAGACCGTGACCGTGTTTGCCTGA
- a CDS encoding Mpo1-like protein — MRKRHPNLLAWQWQHYADQHRHPTNLLLHLIAVPLFLLSLILLLIGLWQLGFVPLALGIIGLIAALALQAHGHRLEQQQPEPFNGKRDAVKRLLLEQCVTFPRFVFSGAWWRAWRQRRRP, encoded by the coding sequence ATGCGCAAACGTCACCCCAACCTGCTGGCCTGGCAATGGCAGCATTACGCCGACCAGCACCGACATCCCACCAACCTGCTGCTGCACCTGATCGCCGTGCCGCTGTTTTTGCTGTCGCTGATCCTGCTGCTGATCGGCCTGTGGCAGCTGGGGTTCGTGCCCCTGGCGCTGGGCATCATCGGCCTGATCGCCGCCCTGGCGTTGCAGGCGCACGGCCACCGCCTGGAACAGCAGCAACCCGAACCCTTCAACGGCAAGCGCGACGCGGTCAAACGCCTGCTGCTGGAGCAGTGCGTGACCTTTCCGCGCTTTGTTTTCAGCGGCGCCTGGTGGCGCGCCTGGCGCCAGCGCCGGCGCCCCTGA
- a CDS encoding methyl-accepting chemotaxis protein — MGAWISDLSLKYKFWAVNAVAFVISLMLVLFALHTEQQARSADARQAVQHQARLLQQWPQQAALPSSADIQLLQGNAALPGARGTADGSGWQALTHEAWFGTNPVIGAQRVTLSDGRNLAILASAPSLLDLFAQHALTYAIAVAVLMLLLLGASQLLIRFLLSHLNSLKDVMLQAERSGDLSLRAAADSRDEVGQMAAAFNAMQAGYQRVVGTVGQVASELNNGTRSLAERMGSVRQGMLSQQSETDQAATAINEMSATVQNIAEHASTTRDQSHGADQLARAGQQVVGRVEQSIAALSQGVRQSAGSIERLAEDSQHISRVVGVIHGIAEQTNLLALNAAIEAARAGEMGRGFAVVADEVRNLAKRVQDSTDEITQMIGSLQGGTRDAVEFMRESSENASQCVQLAQEAGESLAAITTAVALMRDSNTQIAVAAAQQSEVAEELSRSVVGIRDVTEQTVGQTVESAATSQQLAELASELSKAIRQLRL; from the coding sequence ATGGGCGCCTGGATCAGCGATCTATCTCTCAAGTACAAATTCTGGGCGGTCAACGCCGTCGCGTTCGTCATCAGTCTGATGCTGGTGCTGTTCGCCCTGCATACCGAGCAGCAGGCGCGCAGCGCCGACGCCAGGCAGGCCGTCCAGCACCAGGCACGCCTGCTTCAGCAATGGCCGCAGCAGGCCGCACTGCCCAGCTCGGCCGACATTCAGCTGCTGCAGGGCAATGCCGCCTTGCCAGGCGCGCGCGGCACGGCCGATGGCAGCGGCTGGCAAGCGCTGACGCATGAGGCCTGGTTCGGCACCAACCCCGTCATCGGTGCGCAGCGCGTCACCCTCAGCGATGGACGCAACCTGGCGATACTGGCCAGCGCGCCCAGCCTGCTCGACCTGTTCGCCCAGCACGCGCTGACCTATGCCATCGCCGTCGCCGTTCTGATGCTCCTGCTGCTGGGGGCCTCGCAGCTGCTCATCCGCTTTCTGCTCAGCCATCTAAACAGCCTCAAGGACGTGATGCTGCAGGCCGAACGCAGCGGCGACCTGTCGCTGCGTGCAGCCGCGGACAGCCGAGACGAGGTCGGCCAGATGGCCGCCGCCTTCAATGCCATGCAGGCCGGTTACCAGCGAGTGGTCGGCACCGTTGGCCAGGTTGCCAGCGAACTGAACAACGGCACGCGCAGCCTCGCCGAGCGCATGGGCAGCGTGCGCCAGGGCATGCTCAGCCAGCAGAGCGAAACCGACCAGGCAGCCACCGCCATCAACGAGATGTCGGCCACCGTGCAGAACATCGCCGAGCACGCCAGCACCACCCGCGATCAGTCGCATGGCGCCGACCAGCTGGCCCGCGCCGGACAACAGGTGGTCGGCCGCGTCGAACAGTCCATCGCCGCCCTGTCCCAGGGCGTGCGCCAGAGCGCCGGCAGCATCGAGCGCCTGGCCGAGGACAGCCAGCACATCAGCCGCGTGGTCGGGGTGATTCATGGCATTGCCGAGCAGACCAACCTGCTCGCGCTCAACGCGGCGATCGAAGCCGCGCGGGCGGGCGAGATGGGCCGCGGTTTCGCCGTGGTCGCCGACGAGGTGCGCAATCTGGCCAAGCGCGTGCAGGACTCCACCGACGAGATCACCCAGATGATCGGCAGCCTTCAGGGTGGTACGCGAGACGCCGTGGAATTCATGCGCGAAAGCTCGGAAAACGCCAGCCAGTGCGTGCAGCTGGCGCAAGAGGCAGGCGAATCGCTGGCGGCCATCACCACCGCGGTGGCGCTGATGCGTGACAGCAACACGCAGATCGCAGTGGCCGCCGCGCAGCAGAGCGAAGTGGCCGAGGAGCTGAGTCGGTCGGTGGTGGGCATCCGCGATGTCACCGAGCAGACCGTCGGGCAGACCGTGGAGTCCGCTGCCACCAGCCAGCAACTGGCCGAACTGGCCAGCGAACTGAGCAAGGCCATCCGCCAGCTGCGTCTGTAA
- a CDS encoding TatD family hydrolase — MQLIDIAVNLTHPSLAAQAEALLERAYAAGVCQLVLTGTSLTESEASLALCRQLDARGGRLFSTAGVHPHDASSWNGASSAALKALLSEPQVRAVGECGLDFDRDFSPRPAQEKALEEQLALAAELQMPVFLHEREASQRLLEILRDYRDRLPAAVVHCFTGERRALYAYLDLDLHIGITGWVCDERRGTHLHPLLKDIPGERLMLETDAPFLLPRSLRPKPKSGRNEPAYLVEVLREVALHRGQSAEQLASSTTACARAFFALPTILDDASPEC, encoded by the coding sequence ATGCAACTCATCGATATAGCCGTCAATCTCACCCACCCCAGCCTCGCCGCGCAGGCCGAGGCGCTGCTCGAGCGCGCCTATGCGGCGGGCGTCTGTCAGCTGGTGCTGACCGGCACCAGTCTGACCGAAAGCGAAGCGAGCCTCGCACTTTGCCGACAGCTGGATGCCCGTGGTGGGCGCCTGTTCAGCACCGCCGGGGTGCACCCTCACGATGCCAGCAGCTGGAACGGCGCCAGCAGCGCCGCCCTCAAAGCCTTGCTGAGCGAGCCGCAAGTGCGAGCCGTTGGCGAGTGCGGGCTGGATTTCGATCGCGATTTCTCACCGCGCCCGGCTCAGGAAAAGGCTCTGGAGGAACAGCTGGCACTGGCCGCCGAGCTGCAGATGCCGGTGTTCCTGCATGAGCGCGAGGCCAGCCAGCGGTTGCTGGAGATTCTGCGCGACTATCGTGACCGGTTGCCGGCGGCGGTGGTGCACTGCTTCACCGGCGAACGACGCGCCTTGTATGCCTACCTGGATCTCGACCTGCATATCGGCATCACCGGCTGGGTGTGCGACGAGCGCCGCGGCACCCATCTACATCCTCTGCTCAAGGACATCCCCGGCGAGCGGCTGATGCTGGAAACCGACGCCCCCTTCCTGCTGCCGCGCAGCCTACGGCCGAAGCCCAAGAGCGGGCGCAACGAACCGGCCTATCTCGTCGAGGTGCTGCGCGAGGTGGCCCTGCATCGCGGGCAGAGCGCCGAACAGCTGGCCAGCTCGACCACCGCCTGCGCCCGCGCATTCTTCGCGCTGCCGACCATACTGGATGACGCCAGCCCGGAGTGTTGA